A genomic segment from Streptomyces sp. NBC_00459 encodes:
- a CDS encoding LysR family transcriptional regulator: MGRLRLSQLRVLLAVAEHGGFTAAAERTGMSQPHVSRSIAALEADLGAVLLVRRRDGVTLTEAGQRAVSRARETVRHFDLIRPDVAAAVGQVTGPLRLASLPSTTGTLIAARLRTFSDRYPQVSVRLLEGYSPEIRGWLENGAAEIGVVILPESGMHTVPLGADTMVALLPRGHALASAETVSVRALAREPFVLTTGGCRPVILDGVRRADSVLDVAYEAGELSAIIAMVDAGLGVSIVPTLGLPTDLGNAVTRPLDVPISRALALAVPSLDSCTPAARAFLDHVPVT; encoded by the coding sequence GTGGGCAGGTTGCGACTGTCGCAGTTGCGGGTCTTGCTGGCCGTTGCCGAGCACGGGGGGTTCACCGCCGCGGCGGAGCGGACCGGTATGTCCCAACCGCACGTCAGCCGGTCGATCGCCGCACTGGAGGCCGATCTGGGCGCGGTGTTGCTGGTGCGGCGCCGAGACGGTGTCACCCTCACCGAGGCCGGGCAGCGGGCCGTCTCCCGGGCCCGGGAGACGGTACGACACTTCGACCTGATCCGCCCGGACGTAGCTGCTGCCGTCGGGCAGGTGACAGGACCCCTGCGGCTTGCGAGTCTGCCGAGCACCACCGGGACGCTGATCGCCGCCCGACTGCGCACGTTCAGCGACCGTTACCCCCAGGTCAGCGTGCGTCTTCTGGAGGGCTACAGCCCGGAGATACGCGGATGGCTCGAGAACGGAGCCGCGGAGATAGGCGTGGTGATCCTCCCGGAATCCGGGATGCACACCGTGCCGCTCGGGGCGGACACGATGGTCGCACTGCTGCCGCGGGGGCACGCTCTCGCCTCGGCGGAGACGGTCTCCGTGCGAGCGCTGGCGCGCGAACCGTTCGTCCTGACGACCGGCGGGTGCAGGCCGGTCATCCTGGACGGTGTTCGCCGGGCCGACAGCGTCCTCGACGTCGCCTACGAGGCCGGCGAACTGTCAGCCATCATCGCGATGGTGGACGCGGGTCTGGGAGTCAGCATCGTGCCCACCCTGGGCCTGCCCACAGATCTCGGCAATGCCGTCACCCGCCCACTGGACGTGCCGATCTCCAGGGCCCTCGCCCTGGCTGTGCCCTCCCTCGACAGCTGCACTCCGGCCGCCCGTGCGTTCCTGGACCACGTGCCTGTCACGTGA
- a CDS encoding secondary thiamine-phosphate synthase enzyme YjbQ yields the protein MSHAFTTHVLNIVSGTQETVVDLTHDCESFLREVAGGRDGLLNVFVPHATAGIAVIETGAGSDSDLLAALHTLLPADDRWQHRHGTPGHGRDHVLPALVPPHATLPVVSGQLELGTWQSVCLVDTNKDNANRQVRLSFLG from the coding sequence ATGTCCCATGCCTTCACCACTCACGTCCTGAACATCGTCTCCGGCACCCAGGAGACGGTCGTCGACCTCACCCATGACTGCGAGTCCTTCCTGAGGGAGGTGGCGGGCGGCCGGGACGGTCTGCTCAACGTCTTCGTCCCGCACGCCACCGCCGGAATCGCGGTCATCGAAACGGGTGCGGGCAGCGACAGCGACCTCCTCGCCGCGCTGCACACCCTGCTCCCCGCCGACGACCGCTGGCAGCACCGCCACGGCACCCCCGGCCACGGCCGCGACCACGTACTCCCGGCGCTCGTCCCACCGCACGCCACCTTGCCGGTGGTGAGCGGGCAACTGGAGCTGGGGACTTGGCAGTCGGTGTGCCTGGTGGACACCAATAAGGACAACGCCAACCGTCAGGTGCGATTGAGCTTCCTGGGCTGA
- a CDS encoding putative leader peptide — protein sequence MLTTRGHIDLLRVASAACRRGC from the coding sequence ATGCTCACCACGCGCGGTCATATCGACCTGCTGCGGGTGGCCTCCGCCGCGTGTCGTCGCGGCTGCTGA
- a CDS encoding ABC transporter permease, translated as MSISHAPPGSSEPDISVKSSSGTSEAAAGDAERTLPDLEPIVPSSTRRTRVPRWLRRTSGPLLLLALWQLLSSTGVLTSDILASPGRIAEVGSDLIADGSLGNAMATSLQRVALGLLLGTVIGTGLALVSGLFRVGEDLVDAPVQMLRTVPFVGLIPLFIIWFGIGEAPKVAIITLGVTFPLYLNVYAGIRGVDAQLIEAGESLGLSRWGLVRHVVLPGALPGAMTGLRYSLGIAWLALVFAEQINADAGIGFLMVQARDFLRTDVIVVCLIVYAFLGLLADFVVRSLERLLLQWRPTFTGR; from the coding sequence ATGAGCATCAGCCATGCCCCACCGGGCTCCTCCGAGCCCGATATATCGGTCAAATCCAGTTCTGGTACGTCCGAGGCCGCCGCCGGTGACGCCGAACGCACCCTTCCCGACCTCGAACCCATCGTCCCCAGCTCCACGCGCCGCACCCGTGTCCCCCGCTGGCTGCGCCGCACCTCGGGCCCACTGCTGCTCCTCGCGCTCTGGCAACTCCTCAGCAGTACGGGCGTGTTGACCTCCGACATCCTCGCCTCACCCGGCCGGATCGCCGAGGTCGGCAGTGATCTGATCGCCGATGGTTCACTGGGCAACGCGATGGCCACCTCGCTCCAACGGGTCGCCCTCGGACTGCTCCTCGGCACTGTCATCGGCACCGGACTCGCCCTCGTCTCGGGCCTGTTCCGGGTCGGCGAGGACCTCGTCGACGCGCCCGTCCAGATGCTGCGGACCGTACCGTTCGTCGGTCTGATCCCGCTGTTCATCATCTGGTTCGGCATCGGTGAGGCACCGAAGGTAGCGATCATCACCCTCGGTGTGACCTTCCCGCTCTACCTCAACGTCTACGCCGGAATCCGGGGTGTGGACGCCCAGTTGATCGAGGCCGGGGAGTCGCTGGGGCTGTCCCGGTGGGGTCTGGTCCGGCATGTCGTGCTGCCGGGCGCGCTGCCCGGGGCGATGACCGGGCTGCGCTACTCGCTCGGCATCGCCTGGCTCGCGCTCGTCTTCGCCGAGCAGATCAACGCGGACGCCGGTATCGGCTTCCTCATGGTGCAGGCACGGGACTTCCTGCGGACCGACGTGATCGTGGTCTGCCTCATCGTCTACGCGTTCCTCGGCCTGCTGGCCGACTTCGTCGTCCGCTCCCTCGAAAGGCTGCTGCTGCAATGGCGACCCACCTTCACCGGACGGTGA
- a CDS encoding ABC transporter ATP-binding protein: protein MATHLHRTVTSPAVRVEGLTRSFDGRAVIDNLHLDVRPGEFVALLGRSGCGKSTLLRILAGLDRDIAGTVLVPRRKAVAFQAPRLMPWKKVWRNVLLGLPGKPGREVAEQALTEVGLSHRSDAWPKTLSGGEAQRASLARALVREPDLLLLDEPFGALDALTRIKAQRLVGELWQRRGCAVLLVTHDVEEAVLLADRVLVMDEGVIAYETTVDLDRPRDITDPRFAELRGRLLERLGVDTAAEAA from the coding sequence ATGGCGACCCACCTTCACCGGACGGTGACCTCACCGGCCGTACGGGTCGAGGGGCTGACCCGGTCCTTCGACGGCCGCGCCGTCATCGACAACCTCCATCTGGACGTCCGGCCCGGCGAGTTCGTGGCCCTGCTCGGCCGCAGCGGCTGCGGCAAGTCGACGCTGCTGCGCATCCTCGCCGGGCTCGACCGCGACATCGCCGGCACCGTCCTCGTACCGCGCCGCAAGGCCGTCGCCTTTCAGGCTCCCCGGCTGATGCCGTGGAAGAAGGTGTGGCGCAACGTCCTGCTGGGGCTGCCCGGCAAGCCCGGACGTGAGGTCGCCGAGCAGGCGCTCACCGAGGTCGGCCTCAGTCACCGTTCCGACGCCTGGCCCAAGACGCTTTCCGGCGGCGAGGCCCAACGTGCCTCGCTGGCCCGGGCGTTGGTGCGCGAGCCCGATCTCCTGCTGCTCGACGAGCCGTTCGGCGCGCTGGACGCGCTCACCCGTATCAAGGCGCAGCGCCTGGTCGGCGAACTCTGGCAACGCCGGGGCTGCGCGGTCCTGTTGGTGACGCACGACGTCGAGGAGGCGGTTCTGCTCGCCGACCGCGTCCTGGTGATGGACGAGGGAGTCATCGCGTACGAGACGACGGTCGACCTCGACCGCCCCCGCGACATCACCGACCCACGCTTCGCCGAACTGCGCGGCCGGCTCCTGGAACGCCTGGGCGTCGACACCGCCGCCGAGGCGGCCTGA